The Rhinatrema bivittatum chromosome 4, aRhiBiv1.1, whole genome shotgun sequence genome window below encodes:
- the CNBP gene encoding cellular nucleic acid-binding protein isoform X2, with the protein MSSNECFKCGRSGHWARECPTGGGRGRGGRSRGRGGFTSSRGFQFISSSLPDICYRCGESGHLAKDCELQEDACYNCGRGGHIAKDCKEPRKEREQCCYNCGKPGHLARDCDHADEQKCYSCGEFGHIQKDCTKVKCYRCGETGHVAINCSKTSEVNCYRCGESGHLARECTIEATA; encoded by the exons ATGAGCAGCAACGAATGTTTTAAGTGTGGACGTTCTGGACATTGGGCTCGAGAATGCCCTACTGGAGGTGGTCGTGGTCGTGGAGGAAGGAGCCGTGGCCGAGGTGGCTTCACTTCTTCCAGAG GTTTCCAATTTATTTCTTCATCTCTTCCAGACATCTGTTATCGCTGTGGAGAGTCTGGCCATCTTGCCAAGGATTGTGAGCTTCAGGAGGATG CCTGCTATAATTGTGGCAGAGGTGGCCATATTGCCAAGGATTGCAAGGAGCCCAGAAAGGAGCGAGAGCAGTGCTGCTACAACTGTGGCAAACCTGGCCATCTGGCTCGGGACTGTGATCATGCGGATGAGCAGAAATGTTATTCTTGTGGAGAATTCGGCCACATTCAGAAAGACTGCACCAAAGTCAAATGCTACAG GTGTGGCGAGACTGGCCATGTAGCCATCAACTGCAGCAAGACAAGTGAAGTCAACTGTTATCGCTGTGGAGAGTCAGGGCACCTTGCACGGGAATGCACAATTGAAGCTACAGCTTAA
- the CNBP gene encoding cellular nucleic acid-binding protein isoform X1, whose product MSSNECFKCGRSGHWARECPTGGGRGRGGRSRGRGGFTSSRDICYRCGESGHLAKDCELQEDACYNCGRGGHIAKDCKEPRKEREQCCYNCGKPGHLARDCDHADEQKCYSCGEFGHIQKDCTKVKCYRCGETGHVAINCSKTSEVNCYRCGESGHLARECTIEATA is encoded by the exons ATGAGCAGCAACGAATGTTTTAAGTGTGGACGTTCTGGACATTGGGCTCGAGAATGCCCTACTGGAGGTGGTCGTGGTCGTGGAGGAAGGAGCCGTGGCCGAGGTGGCTTCACTTCTTCCAGAG ACATCTGTTATCGCTGTGGAGAGTCTGGCCATCTTGCCAAGGATTGTGAGCTTCAGGAGGATG CCTGCTATAATTGTGGCAGAGGTGGCCATATTGCCAAGGATTGCAAGGAGCCCAGAAAGGAGCGAGAGCAGTGCTGCTACAACTGTGGCAAACCTGGCCATCTGGCTCGGGACTGTGATCATGCGGATGAGCAGAAATGTTATTCTTGTGGAGAATTCGGCCACATTCAGAAAGACTGCACCAAAGTCAAATGCTACAG GTGTGGCGAGACTGGCCATGTAGCCATCAACTGCAGCAAGACAAGTGAAGTCAACTGTTATCGCTGTGGAGAGTCAGGGCACCTTGCACGGGAATGCACAATTGAAGCTACAGCTTAA
- the CNBP gene encoding cellular nucleic acid-binding protein isoform X3, with the protein MSSNECFKCGRSGHWARECPTGGGRGRGGRSRGRGGFTSSRGFQFISSSLPDICYRCGESGHLAKDCELQEDACYNCGRGGHIAKDCKEPRKEREQCCYNCGKPGHLARDCDHADEQKCYSCGEFGHIQKDCTKVKCYRM; encoded by the exons ATGAGCAGCAACGAATGTTTTAAGTGTGGACGTTCTGGACATTGGGCTCGAGAATGCCCTACTGGAGGTGGTCGTGGTCGTGGAGGAAGGAGCCGTGGCCGAGGTGGCTTCACTTCTTCCAGAG GTTTCCAATTTATTTCTTCATCTCTTCCAGACATCTGTTATCGCTGTGGAGAGTCTGGCCATCTTGCCAAGGATTGTGAGCTTCAGGAGGATG CCTGCTATAATTGTGGCAGAGGTGGCCATATTGCCAAGGATTGCAAGGAGCCCAGAAAGGAGCGAGAGCAGTGCTGCTACAACTGTGGCAAACCTGGCCATCTGGCTCGGGACTGTGATCATGCGGATGAGCAGAAATGTTATTCTTGTGGAGAATTCGGCCACATTCAGAAAGACTGCACCAAAGTCAAATGCTACAG GATGTGA